From the genome of Oncorhynchus masou masou isolate Uvic2021 chromosome 15, UVic_Omas_1.1, whole genome shotgun sequence:
ggaagactgaatctgcaataggtaagcagcttggtttgaagaaaatgACTGAGGCAGACAGCGGACGGAATTTGCCCTCTCTTCAACCTAAGCCTACAGGAAAGTGTGCATCCTCAGCCCtgaagggaagcaaaagtcattccatTACCCAAGAATAGCAAAGCACACTTTATTGGCTCAAACAGCTGACCAATCAGGTTGTTACCAACCGTTAGTAAACTTTAGAAAAAAATTGTgattgaccagatacaatgctatttcacagtaataAATTAACAACAGATTTTCAGTACGCTTACAGGGAAGGGCATTCAACATGTAcgcacttacacaaattacttatgattggctgagagaaattgataattAAAAGATTGTGGGAGATGTTTtgttagactgctgcgccactcgggagccctaaggcactgcatctcagtacaaggtgtcactacagtccttgattcaagtccaggctgtattacatccagcagtgattgggagtcccataggccggcgcacaattggcccatcgtcgtccggggtagtccgtcattgtcaataagactttgttcttaactgacttgcctagtttaataaagatTAAAAATACAGAAACATAAAATAAAACACTATAGCATTTCACAATATTTATCATAATCTGCTGCTGTAAAAagcgtatgtgttatggctttacgtcccctgctatattgtggatctGGAGTTACATGTCTAACAGAAAACAgatggtgttctttaatggaagcctccaaCATAATCTAGGTAGAGTCAGGCATTACCCAGAGCAGCTGTCTAGGTCCCttactttttcaatctttactaatgacttGCCACTGGCGCTGAGtgaagcctgtgtgtctatgtatgttgATGAACTAAAACACTAAATCCTAAACCTCAAcaaaatcttgtaatgaataatgtggaaatgtaACAAGTTGAGACTAAACttttgtcatggtcaaaacatattgatacaacggtagctaagatggggataggtctgtccataataaagcactgctctgccttcttaacaacactatcaacaagataGGTTCTACAGGCCAttgttttgtcgcacctggactactgtccagtcgtgtggtcaggtgccacaaaaaaggacttaggaaaattacaattggcccaGAATTGGACAGCACGGTTcacccttaaatgtacacagtgAGCTAACAATATTATTCAtgtaaatctctcatggctcaaagtagaggagagattttttacctttattttactaggcaagtcagttaagaacaaattcttattttcaatgacggcctaggaaaagtgggttaactgcctgttcaggggcagaacgacagattttgtaccttgtcagctcagggatttcaacttgcaaccttttggttactagtccaatgctctaaccactaggctacccttcatCACTACGTGTATTTGtgagaagtattgacatgttgaatgcaccgagctgtcagTTTAAACTACTCGCACACAACTCAGACAccaatgcataccccacaagacatgccaccaggtcacttcacagtccccacatccagaacagactatgggaggtgcacagtaccacatagagccatgacatgtcaactattccacatcaagtatctcatgcaagcagtaaaataagACTTTAAAAAATAGATAATACAACTTATGGGACAGCAGGGACTGAGAAGAGACACATCGGCACAGACACGATAACAtatgcgacacacacacacacacacatggattttgtgtggTAGTGGCCTGAGGGTAAACCCTTAATGTGGTGTGAAATCTGTTTTGTAATGTATAGAACTGCCTTTTTTTTGCTGGACCCCATTTAGAGTAAATGCTGCCTTGACAACAGCTAAATGGGATCCATAACTAATACCAATGTTGGTCAATTAAGGAATATGCTATTTAATCAATGTCATCTTGTGGCTTTTTTGGGAGTGTCAGGTTATCACAaatctctggccctctgtgtggccttagcacgggtaaaatatattttgaaatagAATGACTTAGCTGcaaaacattaccctaaatataAACCAACTCAGTGAACAACATCACCATATATTTTAATGTACTCTATTTTACCATGTCAATACTTCTTGGTTGTAAATgttggtggcagttgtgaaaagAACTTGAAATATCAAAAATGCCATTGTTGATTTGACACCGTTCTCATTTAACCTGATGGTCTACCCACTATTAACTCAGTTACTATTTGGACACCAAAATGTGAAGCAATATTTTCTCAGTTTAAAGTATTAAAGGTAAGCGTGcctgttaattaccaaaatggTAGACTTCAGTAATTTTGGTAAATTATCATTCTTTGCAACCATGTGACAGCGCCAATAAGCCCCGTATAGTGAATGAGAGGATTGTAGATTTACTATTGAGTATTCAGTTCAGAGTTTGTTGTAGGGGAACTAGTGTGCATTACCAACTGAAATTAACAAAAGGAGTGAAGATTGAGTGTCCCAGTAAGAGCCAAACGTCATCATTAGAGATATACACCACAACTAGCTAACAGATTTACCCAGCAGGAACGCAAGGGTTTCATTGACCTGTTGGCCATTTTATAAACTTGGGATACACAGAGTGAAGGTCAACAGCAACTGTAGTTACCCATTTCACTCCTATGGACCTAGAGTTGACAGTTGGGTCCTTAATTGACATGGCACTACCACAAGATGCGGTAAAGGACACCCTCTGGTCAGACGTAACATCCTTTTTAAACATCTCCTATTGTTATGACCCTCAGCCACTAGTAGGTCTACAAGTGTCAGTATTTATCACTGGTATGAAGATGCTCAGTAAGACAGAGCAAAGAACCCGAATAGACTGGATCATTACTACAGGTCAACACTTGtgatattttttattgttttacaAGATGCCTTGCCTCAAATACAATAGTGTTGTCAACAGAAACAATGTTACAGCTGTGTTGCACTGCACCAGTTTAacactctcccctccctataaATGCAAAGCCAGTAGGATCTATCAGAGAAGCCAGGAGTCCTGGTCTGAGGCTGGAGGCTGTAGCCTGGGGATGGAAGTGGTTTAGCTCTGGCCTCGCAGGGTGTGCTTGTCAAACAGGTACTCTGCCATCTTGTTTTTGCCAGCATCCATCTTGGTGAGGTTGGTGATGTGGTCACCCAGCTTCTTAATGGCCTCCACCTGCTCATTCAGGTAATGGGTCTCCAGAAAGTCACACAGCTAAAGAGGGAAAACACAGGTCAGACAAGAGAATGACTACAGACCATTGTAGATACAGTAACACAAGAGCCTGGTGGTAATGGCATAAGTGCagatataactaggcaagtcagttaaaaacaaattatttaCAAGAACATCCTAATgcggaatagtgggttaactaccttgttcaggggcagaacagatttttagcttgtcagccagaggattcgatccagcaaccttttggttactggaccaacgctctaaccgctaggcaacCTGCCTCCCCTTATGCATTAGCTGCATAGTATGCATCTGGACTATTGTGTACTTGCAAAGCAGCAAGTCACACAATCCTGTGTCATTAGTTATTATCTCCTGGGACAGTAACTGTATTCTGTGATACATACATGTGGTTTCACCATAACTTACATGGGGGTCAACCTTGTCAGAGGCCATCTTGTGCAGGTCCAGCAGGGCCTGGTTCACATTCTTCTCCAGCTGCAGAGCACATTGCATGGCCTCCAGCCCATTGCCCCACTCATCACGTTCTGGCTTCTACACAGGACAGAGTGAACACAGGAGGGTTAGGGACTACTAGCAGACGTTAAGGTCAGGATAAAGTGAACAGAGTTACACTCCTCACACGCACttcagtggttagaggcagtaTGTTCAGGACTACAGGTTCTCTAGATCAACTTAACGCTGGAGACACTGTCCTCCATGGAGTAAAAACAATTTCTATCCGTCTACGATGTAAAATGTGTTTCCTATGCTCAAGGGCTCACCTTGATGTCCTGGAGTAAAATGCGTCCACCTCGCTtgttctggaaggagagttgcTTGTCCGCGTGCTCCCGCTCCTCGTCGCTGTTCTCCTTGAAGAAATGCGCGAAGCCAGGCAGAGCCACATCGTCACGGGAGAAATAGAAAGCCTGGGTGGATAACCATAAAACATTGTagtaagaagaaaaaaaatgccaAACATGACTCGGCATTCTGTTCATGTTGTGGCAACTAAACTTGATATAGGCATGAATAAATCTAGTCTGTAGTCTACTTGGTAACCTGACAATTAACCCGTCATGGAGTTGTTACGCGCTCTGTCCAAGGTAGGATAGATTCCCGGCTTCATTTGGATGTTATACCTACCTGGAGGCCATTAATAGCCAAGCCAAGTATAACTCAAATGTGTACTTAACGGAGTTTCTTGGCTACAGAAAAGTCAGGTGAAAAGTGGAATTTAGGCGCAGGCATAATAATAAACAGGTAGATCAACAAAACGGTCATCTTGGTAGACTCCTTACCATTGAAGTGTAGGTGTAGGAGGCAAACATCTCCAAATTGATCATCCGGTTGATGGCAGCTTCGCAATCGTGGTGATAGTTCTGGCGGATCTGAGACTCCATTTTGGCAGATTTTCTTTAATATCTAAAGTAACGGTACAAAAAAAGGGTTTATTCGACTATCTTGCTATAATAGTTCAAGTAAGTGTTATGTTATCAATCCGAAATATTCTATAATGCGGAACGAAGGCAGAGGAGTTCCGTTCAATCACTGTTGAAGCAAGAACTTCTTCATGCGTCTTCTCAGACTTGTGAACTGGAAGGATCCTTGTTCGCTCTATTTATTGTTCCAACCCGAATGCGTCAGTGAAATCCACCCTCACAAAGCGTAGCCAATCACCTTTAGAATTTCAACAGGAACTTGGCAATGAGGTATGGGAATAAAGTAGTGGACAGAGAAAGAAAGGCTGGCTTTTGTAGAAATGGTATTTGATGATACACCTTTCGGTTTCAAATAACATATTGTACTTCACAAATGGTAAGTCAAAGTTGATTACATTAGCCTAGGAATAACTACACAAAATCAGTAGCTACGTACATCTAACCACACATATGTTATTAAGCTAAaactgtgaagtggaaaccttTTTACAGCTAATGAAAATCAAAGACTACAGTAATAAAGTACCGTCCTAACAACTTCAGTTCACATGACCTGATCTTCCACAACTGTTGACAGGGTGCTTTCAGGGTGCTGTGTTATTGCTCAATACAGCCATGTAGTTGAAACGTCAATGGTATTCATAAGAACTAGGTCTTCTGGGGCAGTGTGCATCAAACATCTCAGTGCTGATTTAGTTTCAGTTTTTGTCTTTTAGATCATATTGAATAACATTACATCTAATCCTATTCTGACAACAGGCTTGATACCTTTATACAGCCCCTGGTCTGTACTGGTCGAGTATGTCAGGTAGTGCCTCTACGCCAATTGTTTGAGAACAGAACCACCTTTTTCCTAATATGTAACCCAAAACAGGATCTATCAATCAGTTTGTCATATCTACTATCTAGGTTCATTGTTTGTTGAAAAATGATAAAGCTGCTTCAAATGGGGGTAAGGGTCTTCAACATAGATAATCCGTGAAGTATGCGCCTTGCTCTCTGTTACTATGATCAACTGTTCTCGACTGAACCTCACTTTATAGTGTAATGTTTTCATTATGAGCGCAAAGGTTTGGAGGCAATGAGACAAAGCCTCTTCAGACTGTTGGGAGTGACAGTAGACTTGTGCTGAAAATCGTGCTACAAAAGGGCTGTGACATACTTGgaatggggaggcagggtagcctagtggttagagttggactagtaactgaaaagttgcaagttcgaatccctgagcggacaaggtacaaatctgttgttctgcccctgaacaggcagttaacccactgttcctacattgtcattgaaaataagaatttgttcttaactgacttgcctagtaaaataaacattttttttagttTTGGTGAAAATGactttagccacctagctaacattagccacctagccaccgacctaacgttagccacaacaaattggaattcgtaacatatcatatgtatTGCAAATTCCTTACATTTTGTACAAATcccaattcgtaacatattgtacgaattgcaGTTTGTAACAtttcatacaaaatggatgatggacttccacaaatgaatacataccatagaaaacatatcatactaattggagtaTCCCAGatgtacatttactatgttacgccCAGGTTGTTCTAAGTGACCTTGTGACCTTGTTTTAGCAGAAGGgcatatgttgttctgcccctgatgaacaaggcagtttacccaatgttcctaggctgtcattgaaaattagaaattgttcttaactgacttgccgagctaaaggaataaaataaaatgacagctttgcacaatcttggcattctttcaaccagcttcatgaggtagttacctggaatgcatttcaattaacagatgtggaATTGATTTCATTCTTATTGCGTTTGAGCCAGCTGTGTTGTGAAATTgggaggggtggtatacagaagatagacctatttggtaaaagaccaagtccatataacagcaagaacagctgaaataagcaaagagaaacaacactctatcattactttaagacacatatgtcagagtcaaggcccgcgggccacatccggcccgcgagaaggttttttacggcccctgggatgatcttgatttattattagaaccggcccgcagaccgcagcaagccggcagcccgcagatcttttacacgcaccaatactacatttcccacaatgcaacggtgacgcaccgagcagtaggctgcttcatttcaatatttattggcacagcagtcgtcagcatcacagtaaaattaactttcagatacccatcaaaaatggcaaaacggaaggtggacactgagaaccggggtttcaaacaaggtgggagtcggagtatatgttcacggaggtagctggaaaacctgtgtgtcttctgtgtggagaaagtgtggcggtactgaaagagtataatctgagacgacattatgaaacgaaacacgcggacaaaaacaagaatatggacatggaacaaaggctacaaaaggcagaggaattaaaacgaggcctcaaatctcgacaggctctgttcaaaaaagccaaatcacaaggccaggctgctgtcaaggccagttttattttggcagaagagatcgctaaatcagcccggccatttacggaggggatttcatcaaaaactgcatgattaaagtttgtgacgaagtttgcccagaaaaaaggcaactctttttaaatgtgagtctgagcagaaacaccattgccgagagagtagaccagttgtccatcaatctaaaagagcagcttgtgaaaaagggaaaagatttcattgcatattccttggctgtggatgagagcaccgacatttctgacattgcccagttgtcaattttcatccgcggagtggactccagcctaagcgtgacagaggagtttttggctttacgtcctatgcatggcacaactacggggcatgatttgtatgaagaggtgtcaagatgtgtaaatgagatggagctgccttgggaaaaactcgtgggtttgacaaccgacggagcacctgcgatgtgtggacacaggagcggactggtggcgaagatacgggaaaagatgcaagaggaaaacgcgacaggtgagctgacagcttatcattgtatcatacaccaggaagcgttgtgcggtaaagccttgaaaatggagcatgtaatgagcatcatcacgcgcacagttaactttatcagagccaaaggtttgaatcaccgccagttcaaggcatttctgacggagttagaaacggagcatggtgatttgccttatcacacagaggtgcgatggctaagccagggaaaggtgcttcaaagatgtttcgagcttcgtgaggagatttgtctgttcttggacagcaaagggaaagacacaacacaactccgagacgaaatgtttctgtgtgaaatggcttttctgtgtgacattacgagtcatctgaatgcaatgaacttgcagctgcagggtcgggatcatgtcatctctgatatgtacagtacagtgaaggcatttaaaaccaaactgactctgtgggagacgcagatgcggaaagaaaatttgagccactttcccagctgccagaccatgaaagagaagctctctaccagtgcgttcccgagcgcacagttggctgataaaataggtatgcttgccgctgactttcgacgccgatttgctgatttgaagcacaaaaaagcaggttggaactgctcggtaacccatttgctgttgacgtggaaagctcaccaccaaacctccaaatggagttgattgacctccaatgcaatgatgcactgagggcaaaatatgcggcagtgggtgctgcggagttcgcccgtttcctcccgacacaatgccccagctgcgcatccaggctgctcaaacgttgtctatgtttggcagcacatacctgtgtgaacaactttttctttgatgaacctgaacaaaacatcacacagaagtcgacttactgctgaacacctccactcaattctgaggatttcctcagctcagagccttaccccgaacattgatgaacttgtggaaaagatgggacaccaccaagtatcaccctcaacctcaaacaagtgaacattactgtgcaatcacatatttagagtttttactcagttcaagtttaaaagttaaagtttaatatttgttttcactgcatgttacttctccttaaacaaagtgttgtttttgattaatagatttttgcactttattttattgtatttcaatccaattatattttaaaaatatttcagttgagtggatgatagaaaattgctattattgtttttttctttgaagtaaatttagcccacttttgctaaaatagaaaatataggctactgatggtgccttgaataccggtttctttcatttaatgttcatgttatggggatttttatataaaggaaatttgtcttttgtgtctgttgaaaattaaagattactgacagagccataagaaaatattgctttatttatctgatcatattggaatatatttgttaggttttcagtaggttcaattaggttcactagactatatgcgtcatttaaaaatttttcaatgaacattcgaacagtccggccctcggcttgtagctaaattttttatttggccctccgtccatttgactttgacacccctgctttaagacatgaaggtcagtcaatgcggaaaatttaaAGAACTTGAACATtttaaaaaccatcaagcgctatgatgaacctggctctcatgaggaccaccacagggaaGTGGCGTGACATGACTTAACATTAAACAAATGACTGTTATGTATCGAATCAACTTACTAGGTTGAATTGCTACTTGATTAAataaattaatcaattaacaGTCATGTATTAATCATTACCTCAAATCAGTTTCATAATTCTGAACTTTACATACTCCTTGCAAATGCACAAAACCCAGCTTACTGATCATTCCGTACAACACAAATGGATTTTAATTATGTATTTTCTAACTTACTAAATGataacacaggatacacacatgGTATAGGTTATTGATGTTAAACTTAATACGATGAAAacaggtccctagtggactaacacCAACATGACTGCTTGTTTATCAaaagagggaggagtagagagaggaaaatggAGAAAGAAAAATAGACAACACTTATACACTTGGAACTATGCTCACAGTAATCATAATACATTGCACCCGACATGCCGCCCGTTTGaagtaagaaataatacatgtaTTTACGTGTTTGAATGTCTTCCTTCGTCGTTTATCTCTGTTGGACCCAGGCCAACAATCAGTCGCAAAAAGTACTATGATGAGTACTATGTGTGAATCGGGCCTTCAcgtttgaattgctgcaaagaaaccactactaaaggacaccaacaataagaagagacttgctcgggccaagaaacacgagcaatggacattagaccagtggaaatttgtcctttgttctggagtccaaattggagatttttattttcaactgccgtgtctttgtgagacgcagagtaggtgaatggatgatcactgcatgtgtatttcccactgtaaaggatgggggaggaggtgttatggtgtgggggtgctttgctggtgacactgtctgtgattt
Proteins encoded in this window:
- the LOC135555945 gene encoding ferritin, middle subunit-like; protein product: MESQIRQNYHHDCEAAINRMINLEMFASYTYTSMAFYFSRDDVALPGFAHFFKENSDEEREHADKQLSFQNKRGGRILLQDIKKPERDEWGNGLEAMQCALQLEKNVNQALLDLHKMASDKVDPHLCDFLETHYLNEQVEAIKKLGDHITNLTKMDAGKNKMAEYLFDKHTLRGQS